The Methanocella arvoryzae MRE50 genome includes a region encoding these proteins:
- the frhG gene encoding coenzyme F420 hydrogenase subunit gamma, with protein sequence MTKPKFAYVHLAACSGCEISFLDNFERVLDMMDMVDIDYMTLIADATEIPKVDLLFVDGAACLQSKESVESLKKARENTGFLVAWGGCSSTATINNFSRGGQSPQPQHESFPQISRLVKVDAFVPGSPPGPEMAYNVIRAFVEGDTDYLKYLTTEGMGGFACGCDLISKIIENALCIGCGACAFACPTRAIDMVQGRPSINWERCVKCGACYAQCPRSFQPVDMMNRMLEEL encoded by the coding sequence ATGACGAAGCCTAAGTTTGCATACGTGCACCTGGCAGCCTGCTCGGGCTGCGAGATCTCGTTCCTCGACAACTTCGAGCGAGTGCTGGACATGATGGACATGGTCGACATCGACTACATGACGCTGATTGCGGATGCCACGGAAATACCGAAGGTCGACCTGCTATTCGTGGACGGCGCGGCCTGCCTGCAGTCGAAGGAGAGCGTAGAGTCCCTCAAGAAAGCGAGGGAAAATACCGGGTTCCTGGTAGCCTGGGGCGGCTGCTCCAGCACGGCTACCATTAATAACTTCTCAAGGGGAGGGCAGAGTCCCCAGCCCCAGCACGAGTCCTTCCCGCAGATCAGCCGCCTCGTAAAAGTAGATGCGTTCGTACCGGGATCTCCGCCCGGGCCCGAAATGGCCTATAACGTTATCAGGGCGTTCGTCGAGGGAGACACGGATTATCTGAAGTACCTGACAACAGAGGGCATGGGTGGTTTCGCCTGCGGCTGTGATCTCATATCTAAAATCATTGAGAATGCTCTTTGCATTGGCTGCGGGGCATGCGCATTCGCCTGCCCGACGAGAGCGATAGATATGGTGCAGGGACGCCCGAGCATTAACTGGGAGCGATGTGTCAAGTGCGGGGCATGCTATGCCCAGTGCCCCAGGAGCTTCCAGCCGGTGGATATGATGAACAGGATGCTGGAGGAATTATGA
- a CDS encoding Coenzyme F420 hydrogenase/dehydrogenase, beta subunit C-terminal domain, whose protein sequence is MTGDGFGKYRSVVTARATAEEIRAVAQDGGTVTALLCDALDKGDIDGAVLTKRASQDWHAGQFVATTREEIISSAGSVYELSPSVFQLKDAVRENALENVAYVGLPCQVVAVRKMQLYPFGGRHVGDKIRYIIGIFCSENFHHEGLRDIAEGYGGVPLDQMSRMHLSKGKFMIEGEEGTREVGIKKAARYAQDGDHVCPDLTAEYADISVGSIGSEPGWNTVFVRTRRGEKLLSGAQADGVLEVKDISTVQPGPGLLQKLALAKKTMARETIDKRKSLGLFVTRDMYY, encoded by the coding sequence ATGACCGGCGATGGATTCGGAAAGTACAGAAGCGTAGTAACCGCCCGTGCCACGGCAGAAGAAATCAGGGCGGTAGCCCAGGATGGAGGGACAGTCACAGCGTTGCTCTGCGATGCCCTGGATAAGGGAGATATTGATGGAGCAGTCCTCACGAAGAGGGCGAGCCAGGACTGGCATGCAGGCCAGTTCGTCGCCACTACCAGGGAAGAGATCATCAGCAGCGCCGGCAGCGTGTACGAGCTGTCGCCCAGCGTGTTCCAGCTTAAGGATGCGGTCAGGGAGAACGCTCTGGAGAACGTGGCGTACGTGGGGTTGCCCTGCCAGGTCGTGGCCGTGCGCAAGATGCAGCTATACCCGTTCGGCGGTCGTCATGTCGGCGACAAAATCCGCTACATCATAGGTATTTTTTGTAGCGAGAACTTCCACCACGAAGGCTTGAGAGATATTGCCGAAGGCTACGGAGGCGTACCCCTCGATCAGATGAGCCGGATGCACCTTTCGAAAGGGAAATTTATGATCGAAGGAGAGGAAGGCACACGGGAAGTCGGAATCAAGAAAGCGGCAAGGTATGCGCAGGACGGCGATCACGTCTGCCCCGATCTTACTGCTGAGTACGCAGATATCTCCGTAGGATCTATCGGTTCGGAACCCGGATGGAACACGGTCTTCGTCAGGACCCGGAGAGGCGAAAAGCTGCTGAGCGGAGCGCAGGCAGACGGAGTGCTTGAAGTCAAGGATATCAGCACCGTGCAGCCGGGCCCCGGCCTGCTTCAGAAACTGGCGCTGGCCAAGAAAACTATGGCCAGGGAGACGATAGACAAGCGTAAGAGCCTCGGGCTCTTCGTCACCCGGGACATGTACTATTGA
- a CDS encoding ABC transporter ATP-binding protein — MAEPHIELIDVYKTVARQPGALSRSEILSGVSLKVYRGELITLMGPSGTGKSTLLRLINRLTEADSGTILVDSVNIKDYDPRELRRRIGMVFQTPVLFKGSVRDNISFGKKLWHTDADIEALASEAAIPEELLDADATHLSVGEKQRVSIARALANKPEALLLDEPTSALDRASAEKVESLLLRLQVEHNLTMLWVTHERAQARRVSRHNYVLEDGKLREEHG, encoded by the coding sequence ATGGCTGAACCTCACATAGAGCTTATAGATGTGTATAAAACAGTAGCCCGACAGCCAGGGGCACTCTCACGATCTGAGATCCTGAGCGGTGTAAGCCTGAAAGTATACAGGGGAGAGCTTATCACCCTGATGGGCCCGTCAGGGACGGGAAAATCGACGCTGCTGCGCCTGATAAACCGCCTTACCGAGGCAGACTCCGGCACGATTCTCGTAGACTCTGTCAATATAAAGGATTATGATCCCAGAGAGTTGCGCAGAAGAATAGGCATGGTATTCCAGACACCGGTCCTATTCAAGGGAAGCGTAAGGGACAATATCTCTTTTGGCAAAAAGTTATGGCACACGGATGCCGATATCGAGGCTCTTGCATCCGAAGCAGCCATACCCGAAGAACTGCTCGATGCAGACGCTACGCATCTTTCCGTAGGAGAGAAACAGAGAGTAAGCATCGCCAGAGCGCTGGCCAACAAGCCCGAAGCGCTTCTGCTGGATGAGCCGACCTCGGCACTGGACAGAGCGTCGGCCGAAAAGGTAGAAAGCCTGCTCCTGAGGCTGCAGGTCGAGCATAACCTGACGATGCTCTGGGTCACCCATGAAAGAGCGCAGGCAAGACGAGTCTCCAGACATAACTACGTCCTGGAGGACGGTAAGCTGAGGGAAGAGCATGGTTGA
- a CDS encoding ABC transporter permease, which produces MVDVIMLGFGLALAFLIISAVLAARYHIWKEVTVSGARAIVQILILSSVIILMFNLPVYWSALILLAMATIAGYTTYARAGKPELVFPTAVASIAITSIMMLVPFFLIGIFPLEPRYLIPTGSILIGNAMNVSSLAIDRYRGELRNRRGEVEAYLALGTSPRMATEHCLKQGILSALIPSIDNMKNLGLVWIPGVMTGMLLSGSNPVQAAAIQVSIFIAIFLTGMISSNILLYYATSSFFTRALQLREDVL; this is translated from the coding sequence ATGGTTGACGTCATCATGCTCGGGTTCGGGCTTGCTCTTGCATTTCTGATCATATCCGCCGTCCTGGCAGCAAGGTATCACATATGGAAAGAAGTGACAGTATCCGGCGCACGGGCCATCGTACAGATACTTATATTATCATCAGTCATCATCCTGATGTTCAATCTGCCGGTCTACTGGAGCGCCCTGATCCTGCTCGCCATGGCCACTATTGCTGGCTATACCACGTATGCACGAGCCGGTAAGCCGGAACTGGTCTTTCCGACAGCTGTAGCTTCAATTGCGATAACGTCTATAATGATGCTCGTGCCATTTTTCCTGATCGGCATCTTCCCTCTTGAGCCAAGATACCTGATACCGACAGGCAGCATCCTCATCGGCAACGCCATGAACGTCAGTTCGCTTGCCATAGACCGGTACAGAGGAGAGCTACGCAACCGCAGAGGCGAAGTTGAAGCGTATCTTGCGCTGGGAACATCGCCCAGAATGGCGACAGAACACTGCTTAAAACAGGGAATATTATCGGCTCTGATACCGTCCATCGATAACATGAAAAACTTAGGCCTGGTGTGGATACCCGGAGTCATGACAGGCATGCTTCTGAGCGGCTCGAACCCAGTACAGGCTGCAGCCATACAGGTCAGCATCTTCATCGCCATCTTCCTGACCGGGATGATCTCTTCGAACATTTTATTGTACTATGCTACCTCAAGCTTTTTCACCCGGGCACTACAGCTCAGAGAGGATGTATTATAA
- a CDS encoding DUF3194 domain-containing protein: MKEEEIIDAVYQAVVDHIYSVVPAKRIADLDISIGIEGRDLTIDITLVTDRTQEIDQKTIEEAIKVATEKADELMAKND; encoded by the coding sequence ATGAAGGAAGAAGAGATCATCGACGCGGTCTACCAGGCCGTCGTCGATCACATCTATTCTGTCGTCCCCGCCAAACGAATCGCCGACCTCGACATCTCGATCGGCATCGAAGGCAGGGATCTTACCATCGATATCACCCTGGTTACCGACCGTACCCAGGAGATCGACCAGAAAACAATTGAAGAAGCCATCAAGGTCGCGACCGAAAAGGCTGACGAGCTTATGGCTAAAAACGATTAA
- a CDS encoding prefoldin subunit beta — MNELPPQIQNQLAQIQQVQQQAQALMQQKAQVEMLLRETERAFEELQKTEEGAEVYKGAGELLIKAKREDVLKDLEEKKDNFDVRLKSLSRQEERLQSRFNQLQEQLKSALGKMQGQGPATGGRAE, encoded by the coding sequence ATGAACGAACTACCACCGCAGATCCAGAACCAGCTGGCCCAGATTCAGCAGGTCCAGCAGCAGGCGCAAGCCCTGATGCAGCAGAAGGCTCAAGTCGAAATGCTGCTCAGAGAGACTGAGCGCGCTTTCGAAGAGCTCCAGAAGACCGAAGAAGGCGCCGAAGTCTACAAGGGCGCAGGCGAGCTCCTGATCAAGGCCAAGCGCGAGGATGTGCTCAAGGACCTCGAGGAAAAGAAGGACAACTTCGACGTCCGCCTCAAGTCCCTCAGCCGCCAGGAAGAGCGTCTCCAGTCCCGGTTCAACCAGCTCCAGGAACAGCTTAAGTCCGCGCTGGGCAAGATGCAGGGCCAGGGCCCCGCAACCGGCGGCCGTGCCGAGTAA
- a CDS encoding KEOPS complex subunit Pcc1, which produces MHTLSVEFELGSMASSVYQTLRPELQAIPSERSKVSLEQSGDTLKLFVVAEDVVSLRAAINTWLRLIKISEDMFLTRG; this is translated from the coding sequence ATGCACACACTATCGGTCGAGTTCGAGCTCGGAAGCATGGCTTCGTCTGTCTACCAGACACTCCGCCCCGAGCTGCAGGCTATACCATCGGAGCGCTCAAAAGTATCGCTGGAACAATCCGGCGATACTCTGAAGCTCTTCGTCGTCGCCGAAGACGTCGTCTCGCTGAGAGCCGCCATCAACACATGGCTCCGTCTCATCAAGATTTCAGAGGACATGTTTTTAACACGAGGGTGA
- a CDS encoding DNA-directed RNA polymerase subunit P, with amino-acid sequence MVYKCAHCKQTVEVDKDMKGVRCQYCGHRILIKERPTAIKRVPAV; translated from the coding sequence ATGGTTTACAAGTGTGCACACTGCAAGCAGACCGTAGAAGTCGACAAAGACATGAAGGGCGTACGCTGTCAGTACTGCGGCCACCGTATACTGATCAAAGAGCGGCCGACCGCAATCAAAAGAGTGCCCGCAGTATAG
- a CDS encoding 50S ribosomal protein L37ae: MVTKSAKGRKTRSAGRWGCRYGRKARNLVADIEGNMRQAHKCPKCGRMSVWREGTGIWSCIKCKYSYTGGTYLPQTPSGKTALRTISKLSIAAKGE, translated from the coding sequence ATGGTAACAAAAAGTGCAAAGGGAAGAAAGACCCGCAGCGCAGGCCGCTGGGGCTGCAGGTACGGCCGTAAGGCAAGAAACCTGGTAGCCGACATCGAGGGAAACATGAGGCAGGCTCACAAGTGCCCGAAGTGCGGACGCATGTCCGTATGGAGAGAAGGCACCGGTATCTGGTCCTGCATCAAGTGCAAGTACTCGTACACCGGCGGCACCTACCTGCCCCAGACCCCGAGCGGCAAGACAGCACTGCGCACTATCAGCAAGCTCTCGATCGCTGCCAAGGGTGAGTAA
- the rrp42 gene encoding exosome complex protein Rrp42, with amino-acid sequence MSEDVIAEIKRDYIYSLANQGDRADGRKFDEFRAISVETGVINKAEGSARVKIGDSQVVVGVKIQPGEPFPDTPDSGVIITNLELVPLASPTFESGPPREDAIELARVVDRGVRESGAIDLSKLCIESGQKVWMVFIDVHVLDHDGNLMDAASLGAIAALKATKIPNSKFGLGEDVKLPLNDVPIGVTAVNIGGAIMLDPSLDEESVAPCKLTVITNKEGAISGMQKSGVGTLTPDQINHIIRLAKEKANVLREKLEGIQ; translated from the coding sequence ATGAGTGAAGACGTTATCGCAGAGATCAAGCGAGACTATATATACAGCCTCGCCAATCAGGGTGACAGGGCGGACGGTCGGAAGTTCGACGAGTTCCGCGCTATCTCAGTGGAGACCGGCGTAATCAACAAGGCCGAAGGCTCCGCCAGGGTAAAAATCGGCGACTCGCAGGTCGTCGTAGGTGTCAAGATCCAGCCCGGCGAGCCGTTCCCGGACACCCCGGACTCCGGTGTCATCATTACTAACCTGGAGCTTGTGCCGCTCGCATCCCCGACGTTCGAGAGCGGGCCTCCGAGAGAGGACGCGATTGAGCTGGCACGTGTCGTAGACCGTGGGGTGCGCGAATCAGGCGCAATTGATTTATCTAAGTTATGTATTGAAAGTGGTCAGAAAGTCTGGATGGTCTTCATCGATGTTCATGTACTTGATCACGATGGCAACCTGATGGACGCAGCCTCGCTCGGCGCTATCGCAGCGCTCAAGGCAACGAAGATCCCGAACTCCAAGTTTGGCCTCGGCGAGGACGTCAAGCTGCCCCTGAACGACGTGCCAATCGGCGTTACGGCGGTCAACATCGGCGGCGCAATCATGCTCGATCCGAGCCTGGACGAGGAAAGTGTCGCGCCCTGCAAGCTGACGGTGATCACCAACAAGGAAGGCGCCATCTCGGGCATGCAGAAGAGCGGTGTCGGCACGCTGACACCAGATCAGATTAATCATATCATTCGCCTCGCGAAAGAGAAGGCGAACGTACTCAGAGAAAAACTGGAGGGAATTCAGTAA
- the rrp41 gene encoding exosome complex exonuclease Rrp41 — protein sequence MSKPEKLIVDGKRLDGRGPFDLRPIKFQAGVLKRADGSCYLEFGGNKVMAAVYGPREVHPRHLQQASNAIVRYRYNMASFSVEERKRPGPDRRSIEISKVSREALESVILKELYPRSAIDIFVEILQADAGTRVAGINAASVALADAGIPMKCLVSACAVGKADDTLVLDLNKDEDNYGQADLPIAMNQFGEITLCQMDGHMTSDEFSTALNMAIEGCKKLHELQKQALVEKYARGVAPIAVEVPEAGGETNE from the coding sequence ATGAGTAAGCCAGAGAAACTAATTGTGGATGGGAAGAGGCTGGACGGAAGAGGGCCGTTCGACCTGCGCCCTATCAAGTTCCAGGCGGGAGTGCTCAAGCGTGCAGACGGCTCCTGCTACTTAGAGTTTGGCGGCAACAAGGTCATGGCCGCCGTGTACGGGCCCAGAGAAGTGCACCCGAGGCACCTGCAGCAGGCATCTAACGCAATCGTGCGCTACAGGTACAACATGGCTTCATTCTCGGTGGAAGAGCGGAAGAGGCCGGGACCGGACAGGAGGAGCATCGAGATCTCCAAGGTGAGCCGGGAAGCGCTGGAATCTGTCATTCTCAAAGAACTTTACCCGAGGTCTGCCATCGACATTTTCGTCGAGATCCTGCAGGCCGACGCAGGCACTCGCGTGGCGGGCATCAACGCTGCCTCGGTCGCGCTGGCCGACGCGGGCATCCCCATGAAGTGCCTGGTCTCGGCTTGCGCAGTGGGCAAGGCTGATGACACGCTCGTGCTCGACCTCAACAAGGACGAGGACAACTACGGCCAGGCCGACCTGCCCATCGCGATGAACCAGTTCGGCGAGATCACGCTGTGCCAGATGGACGGCCACATGACGTCCGACGAGTTCAGCACCGCCTTGAACATGGCCATCGAAGGATGTAAGAAGCTCCACGAACTGCAGAAGCAGGCGCTGGTCGAGAAGTACGCAAGAGGCGTCGCTCCGATCGCAGTGGAAGTGCCCGAAGCAGGAGGCGAGACCAATGAGTGA
- the rrp4 gene encoding exosome complex RNA-binding protein Rrp4 yields MSERELVVPGDLLGEDPKLASHGTYVQDGKVYAANFGLVDRRNSIKVIPLSGRYIPARGDLVIGKVTDVTFSNWIVDINSPYEGLLHASEYPERVDQNNMTKYLHEGELIIAKISDVDPSMKVELTLREEHLKILKDGRVIEISHVKIPRVIGRNGSMIKMLMKDLDCSIFVGQNGRIWLKGDDKKVDLAIRTIFKIEREAHTSGLTDKIKEYLKNELEVMRNQNE; encoded by the coding sequence ATGTCTGAAAGAGAACTGGTAGTTCCAGGCGATCTGCTCGGAGAGGACCCGAAACTCGCGAGCCACGGCACCTATGTGCAGGACGGCAAAGTATACGCGGCCAACTTCGGCCTGGTAGACCGCCGGAACAGCATCAAAGTCATCCCATTATCGGGCAGGTACATACCCGCCCGGGGCGACCTGGTCATCGGGAAAGTCACTGACGTGACGTTCTCCAACTGGATCGTCGATATCAACTCCCCCTACGAGGGCCTGCTCCACGCATCGGAGTACCCGGAGAGGGTGGACCAGAACAACATGACCAAGTACCTCCACGAGGGCGAGCTCATCATCGCCAAAATCTCCGACGTAGACCCGTCGATGAAGGTAGAGCTCACGCTGCGGGAGGAACACCTGAAAATTCTCAAGGACGGCCGGGTAATCGAGATCTCCCACGTGAAGATCCCCAGGGTGATCGGCCGCAACGGCTCCATGATCAAGATGCTCATGAAAGATCTGGACTGCAGCATCTTCGTCGGTCAGAACGGCAGGATATGGCTAAAGGGAGATGACAAGAAGGTCGACCTCGCGATTCGCACCATCTTCAAGATCGAGCGTGAGGCGCACACGTCGGGCCTGACTGACAAGATCAAGGAGTACCTGAAAAACGAGCTTGAAGTTATGAGGAATCAAAATGAGTAA